The sequence below is a genomic window from Citricoccus muralis.
AATGAGCATGTACGAGACTGTCACCGTGAACGACGTCCCCGAGGGCGCCGCCATCCTCGACGTCCGCGAGGACTACGAATTCGAGGCAGGCCGCGCAGCCGGCGCCCAGCACCTGCCGCTGGATCAGCTGCCCGAGCGCTTCGACGCCGAACTGGACCCGGACACCGACTACTACGTGATCTGTCGGACCGGGGGCCGCTCCGCGCGCGCCGCCGAATTTCTGCAGGCGCGCGGATTCTCCGCGTTCAACATTGCCGGTGGCTCCGGCGCCTGGCTGGAGGCCGGCAAACCGATGGAGGCCGACGGCGGCGCCGAGCCGATCGTGAAATGAGTCGACCGGTCTACGCCTTCCTCGGACCGGAAGGCACCTTCACCGAGGCCGCGTTGCGCCAGGTGGTCTCGCCCGACGACGGCGATTACCGGCCCGTGGGATCTGTGATCACCGCGCTGGCCCAGGTTCGGGCCGGGGAGGCGCAGTTCGCCGTCGTGCCCATCGAGAACTCGGTCGAGGGTGGGGTGACCGCCACCCTGGACGACATTGCCGGTGACGAGGGCCTGCAGATCGTGCGCGAGGTGCTGGTGCCGATCAGCTTCGTGCTGGTGGGGCGCACCGAGATGGACCTGGAGGAGATCACCAGCGTCTCCACCCATTCCCACGGCTGGGCGCAGGTGCGGAACTGGGCCGCGAAACACCTGCCGAACGCGGAGTTCATCCCGGCCTCCTCGACAGCAGCCGGGGCGCGCGGACTGCTCGACCCGGAGACCCACTACCAGGCGGCGGTGTGTTCGCCGCTGGTCGCCGAACAGGTGGGACTGCCGGTGCTGGCCCAGGCCATCGAGGACACCGCCGGGGCGGTCACCCGCTTCGTCGTCGTCTCTCAGCCGGGGCCGATCGGCGAGCCCACCGGCTCCGACAAGACCACCGTGGTGGTGCCGCTTCCGGAAGACCGGCCGGGCGCGCTGATGGAGATCCTCGACCAGTTCTCCACCCGCGGGATCAACCTCTCGCGCATTGAATCGCGGCCGACTGGGGCTGGACTGGGAAGCTACTTCTTCTCCATCGACCTCGAGGGCCACCTCGCAGAGGAACGGGTCTCCGCAGCGCTGGCCGCGCTGTACCGACTCATCCCGGGCGTGCGGTTCCTGGGGTCCTATCCGCGGGCAGATCAGCGACGGTACCAGGTGCCCGAGCACACCACCGATGCCGCTTACCACTCCGGTCAGGCCTGGGTCACCGAACTGCTGGGCCGCTCCGGAACCTGAACCCGTAGCGACTCCGGCTGCACCCGCGCGGAGATCTCGCGGACTTGACCGGAGGCGTCGCCGTCGAGCTGGGAGGTCATCGGCTCATGCAACACGATCTTGCACTGGGTGGCCTGGTGCGACTCCAGCACCGGCAGCTTCCGGCGCGATTTCAGCAGGGTCTTGCCGGCGATGCGGAGCCAGTCCACCACGTGGCGCGGCGAAAGCAGAACAACATCGAGCAACCCGTCGTCGATCACGGCGTGCGGGACGAAGTTGATGCCTCCGGTGAGCAGGCCGCAGTTCGCCACCATCACGGAGCGCACCTGGTAACGCTGCAGGGGGCCGCCGTCGAGTGACACGGAGATCTCCTTGCGCTTGCCCGCGAGCTGGCGCATGCCGGCCTCGCCGTAAGCCAACCACCCGGCGTGCTGCTTGAGGGTGTCATTGGTGGTGTCCATGATCTCGGCGTCATAACCGACCCCGGCAATCACGGTGAAAGCGGTGCGCTGCACGGAACCGTCCTGGTTCGCCAGGCGGATCGAGACCGTGTCGATGGCGCGGTGATGACCCTGCAGGGCGATGGTGATGCACTGCTCCATATCCGCGATGGGTAGGTGAAGGTTGCGGGCCAGCAGGTTCCCGGTGCCCAGGGGAAGGATGCCGAGTGAGGCCTCCGTGCCGGCCAACACCTCGGCCACCCGGCGCACGGTTCCGTCGCCGCCGGCGGCTAGCACCACGGTAGCCCCGTCGGCCAGCGCCTGTTCCGCCATCGCAGTTCCTGGATCGGTTTCGGTGGTTTCGTAGACCATCACCGCTGGCATCCCCGCCACCCGCGCGGTGACCTCCACTTGACGCCGTGTATCGGCGGCATGGGGCTTAACGGGGTTCAGGATCAGGGCGACCTTCTGTGCCGGATCGAGCGACCGCGCCACCGAAGGCACGGAGGAAATGGTCTGCACCTGCAGGCTCACCGAGTCGAGCCCCTCCATCAGCCGGTGGACGAGGTGGGCCTGACGCCGAAGCTGGACGCTGAGCACGACGACCGTGACGAGCAACAGCAGGATCAGGGAGAGGGCCACCACGGCCAGGATCATTTCAGCGCTCATAGCTCTAGTGTAGGTCCGCCTTTGTCAGAACTGCTCCTCTCACCGGCCGGTGTGGTTTAACGCGTTTGGGTGGCCCCGAACGACGTCGAGGCCACCCGAGACGGGGACCGGAGATTTTCGCCGAACGGCTCCCCTGCGGTACGCACGTGCAACGTACCGCCGGAGCCGAAGGCGAAGGAGCGGATCGAGGGCGCCGGAATGAAGCAGTTCGACGAAACGGCGCTCTACTCAAGATCCACCTCACCGGCCCACCTTGCTCATCCTGACGGAGGTGATCGTTGACGTGCCTCGAATCGGTGCGACGCGATTCCGGCCCACTCACTCTCCCGACGGGTTGTGTCGAGTAGTGAAGAAGGCGGCCTCAGTGCTTCACAGTGCACGCGGATAGTTCCGCGTGGAGGGCACTGCCCGTCGCCCCGAGTCTCGAGCTCCCACAACTCATCATCGGCCAAGACCAGCAACCAGAACGCGGAAGATGATCTGGTCTGATCGGTGTCACTATGGGCGCATGGCATGGCACACTCCGTTGGTGTGACTTAGGGGTTAATGGCCGTGGGCTCGCTGCCTCTCGACGTAATCTCGATCTTCCGAGGTTTGGCGGACTCGGCCACCGGAATGCTGAGCCGCAGAACCCCGGCGTCGTAGCTCGCGGTGATTTTACCCGTATCGAGATTGTCGCCTAGAACAAGCTGACGACTGAATGTTCCCCGAGGACGTTCCGCGGCCAGGGACGACTCGCCGTGGTCGGCGGTGGGACGCTCGGCTTTGACGGTCACCACATTGTTCTCGACATCGAGATCAATGTTTTCGGGTGTGACGCCGGGGATGTCGAGTTCAATGTGAAAGGTGTCTCCATCACGCCAGGCATCCATGGGCATGATGACTGGCCGTGCCGAGGTGCCATGACTGGCTCCAAAGGCCTCCCTCGTCAGTCGATCGAACTCCCGAAATGGGTCCGTGCGCAACATGATCATGGCTATAGCCTCCTCATTTCATCATTTCATCGAACAATACGGTTCGGTGATACGATGTGCATCACCTGATGTACATATTACATAGCAGATATAAGTATCACAAGTCAACAGCAGAGTTGATTTTAGTGGCAGTAGGAACGGAAAGCCGATGTCAGAGCCTGGAAGGACCTTCTCGATTTCGATGGCAGCAGAGCTGTCAGGTGTAGGGATACGGTCCGTGCGGCTCTATGAGGCACGCGGCCTCGTATCGCCGGTCCGAACGAAGGGTGGAACGCGTCGCTACGGTCGTGAAGACATAGTCAGGTTGCGACGCGTGCGGGACCTGATGGAAGAGGGGATGAATCTGGCGAGCGTTGAAGTCATCATGATGCTGCAGGATGAGAACGTGACACTTCGCCGCGAGCTGGCGAATCTGAAACGTCAGAGTTCAAACGCTGACGGGGACGGTGTTGCCCAGAACTGACCGTGCTGCCGGATCCACACCCTCCAGGCGCAGTAGCCTTGTGGCGTACTGACATGACATGTGGTGACTTCGGTAGGCTGGTGCTGTGATTGACGTCAAGCACCTCACCGAGAACCCTGATCAGTACCGAGCCTCGCAGCGCGCCCGCGGAGCGGATGAGGCGCTGGTGCAGCGCATTATCGAGGCCGACGCCGAGCGTCGCTCCGCGCTGTCTCGGTTTGAATCTCTGCGTGCCGAGCAGAAGTCCTTCGGCAAGAAGGTGGCACAGGCCCAGGGCGAGGAGAAGCAACAGCTGCTGGCCGAGGTCAAGGAGCTGGCCGCTCAGGTGAAGGCCGCCGAGGCCGAGGCCAACGAGAAGGAAGCGGAGCTGGATGCGCTGCAGCGCGTCTTCCCGAACCTCATCATCGAGGGCATCCCGGCCGGCGGCGAGGACGACTTCAGCGTGCTCAAGCAGGTGGGCACTCCGCGCGATTTCACCGCCGACGGGTTCGAACCGAAGGACCACCTGGAGTTGGGCGAGCTGCTCGGCGCGATCGACATGGAGCGCGGGGCGAAGGTCTCCGGATCGCGGTTCTACTTCCTGCGCGGCGTGGGTGCGCGCCTGGAGATGGCCCTGATCCAGATGGGCATGGACCTGGCACTGAAGAACGGCTTCACCCCGATGATCACGCCCACCCTGGTACGACCCGAGACCATGCAGGGCACCGGGTTCGACGTCGAGCACGACGACGAGATCTACCGCCTCGAGCGCGACGACCTGTACCTGGTAGGCACCTCCGAGGTGGCGCTGGCTGGGCTGCACGCCGACGAGATCCTGGACCTGAGCGGCGGCCCGACCCGCTACGCCGGCTACTCGAGTTGCTACCGTCGCGAAGCCGGTGCCGCGGGCAAGGACACCCGTGGCATCATCCGCGTGCACCAATTCAACAAGTTGGAGATGTTCGTGTACACCACGGTGGAGGAGGCCGAGGCGGAGCACGCCCGACTGCTCGCCTGGGAAGAGGAAATGCTGGCCAAGATCGAGGTGCCCTACCGAGTGATCGACACGGCGGCTGGCGATCTGGGCATGTCCGCGGCCCGCAAATTCGACTGCGAGGCGTGGGTGCCCACGCAGGGTGCGTACCGTGAGCTGACCTCGACATCGAACTGCACCACCTTCCAGGCACGTCGCCTGCAGATCCGCGAACGCGTGACCAACGACGACGGCTCCAAGGGCGGCACCCGCGCGGTGGCCACCCTCAACGGCACGCTGGCCACCACCCGCTGGATCGTCGCGATTCTCGAGAACCACCAGAACGCCGATGGCACCGTGACCGTGCCCGAAGCGCTGCGCCCCTACCTGGGTGGCCTCGAGGTGCTCCCTCTCGTCTGAGGCACTTAGCCTCGTGGCTCCGGCAGACGATCCAGCGTCCCTGCAATCACCAGCTCGGTGAATTCATGGGTGCTCAATGGTCCGCCCAGCTCGGAGGTACGCTGGGCGGGCTGTGCGAGACAACCGCTCAGTGAATCCAGAATCGCCGTGGCGGCGCTCACCAGGGGCTGCCTGCGGTGTCGATGTCCGAGAGCAGACAGCATGTGCGCGCAGGAGAACAGCACCGCGCTGGGATTCGCCTGGCCTTGACCAGCAATGGTCGGCGCGGAGCCATGGTGGGTTTGGACCATGACCCGTGAGGACCCTTGCAACAATTTGCCGATGACACCAGACGTACCAGACAGACTCGTGGCCAGATCAGTCAGGATGCGGCCGATCGCGTTACTGGTGACCACCACATCAAGGTCCTGCGGAGCATTGATCAAGACGCCGATGGTGTCCTCTACCCGCAGTTCATTGACCCTGACGGTCGGATAATCCGGCGCTAACTCTTGGACACTTTCCATAAAAATCCCCTCCGTCAGGGGAAGGAGATCAGTCTGGTGCACCACGGTCAGGGATTGCCGGCGTCGTTCTGCCGCCTCAAAAGCCGTTTGGGCTATACGAGTTGATCCCTCGCGCGTGATCTTGCGGACGGCCATCGCTACTTCAGAGGTCGGCATCATTTCGTTGACGGTGCCTTGGCCTTCATTCATCACGTAGCCTGGCTCGTTCAGATGGACGATCGCTACGTCGAAAGGCGCGATCTGCGGTGGAGTGATACCGCTCAACGTGCGGACCGGGTACACGGTGGCGTAGAGATCCAAACTGCGTTGCAGCATGGCACCCGGAGTCAACGCACCCAATTCGCTGGGCGGATAGTTGCCGAAATCCACCGGACCGAGAATGAGTCCGTCACAACTCTGAGCGAGAGCAATCATGTCGGGATCAGGCGAGCGGTCACCGAAGTTGATGGAACTAAACCCCAGGGGCATGGACTCGATGTGATGGTCTGCGCCGACATGGGTGAGGACGGATGTGAGGAGTTGGCGTGAGGAGGAGGTGACCTCCGGGCCGATGCCGTCGCCTTCGAAGACACCGAATTTCATGTCAGACACCGCTCTATGCCACCGGGGCGGCGCCGAGCCGGGCCAATGCCAGCTCGATCACCAGGTCGGTGTATTCGTGCGTGCTCAGCGGGCCGTGCAGATCGGCGGTGCGCCACTCCGGGCGCGCCAATACCTCGGTCAGCGTCTGCTGTACCGTGCTGGCCACGCGGATCAGTCGGTCGCACGCGGCCTGATGCCCCAGGTAGGCCATCATGAAACCGGTTGAGGACAGCATCGATGTCGGATTGGCCACGTTCTGTCCGGCCAGTGAGAGAGCCGGGCCGTGGTGTGCTCGTGCCATCACGTGGGAGTATCCGGCGCTCAATGAGGCGGAAATTCTGTGTGACCCGGTGACCTGCGCGGCCTGCTGCGAGAGAATCCGGCCAAACAGGCTGGTGGTCACAATGACGTCGAACCGGGCCGGGTCGCGTTCAAGCCACGCCGCCATCCGATCGACGGACTCCTCGTGGTATTCCACCTCCGGATAATCAGCAGCCACATCACGCATCGTCTGCAGAAACAGTCCTTCGGAGACCGGCATCGCATCCGCCTGATGCGCGGCGGTGACGTGCTGGCGCCGGAACCGGGCCGTCTCGAAGGCGCTGCGAGCGAGATTCTCGATGCCCTCACGGGTCACCTTGCGCGTGGACAACGCCAGATCGGGGGTCGGCATCATCTCGAAGGGACCCTCCGGTGCGCCGCGATCAGCGAACATCCCATCGGTGTTGTCCCGCACCACGAGCAGATCGACCGAGGGACGGAACGGTGAAGTCACCCCTGCGTAAGTGCGCGCCGGGAGAAAACGAGAGTGCAAGCGCAGCTCGCGGATCAGCTCGCGCTCCGGGTCGAGTCCTCCTAACCCTGGAGCAGGGTAATGGGCCAGATCCAGCGGTCCGAGAATGATGCCGTCGGCTTCACGTGCCGCGGCCAACGCTTCGGAAGGGAAAGTACTGCCGGTCTCGCACAAGGCAGACCACCCTACCGGCACCGTGACGATCTCATGGGTGATGCCCATGAACCTGAACATCTCCTCGGCCAGGCGCCGGGCAGCCTGAGATACTTCCTGCCCGATACCGTCGCCTTCGAAGAGGGCGAGTCTCATCTGTGCCACTGCTGGTCAACCCCTGTTCTGTGCGGTGCCCTTGTCCTACTGTGCTCGCCATTTCCCT
It includes:
- a CDS encoding rhodanese-like domain-containing protein, whose translation is MSMYETVTVNDVPEGAAILDVREDYEFEAGRAAGAQHLPLDQLPERFDAELDPDTDYYVICRTGGRSARAAEFLQARGFSAFNIAGGSGAWLEAGKPMEADGGAEPIVK
- the pheA gene encoding prephenate dehydratase, whose amino-acid sequence is MSRPVYAFLGPEGTFTEAALRQVVSPDDGDYRPVGSVITALAQVRAGEAQFAVVPIENSVEGGVTATLDDIAGDEGLQIVREVLVPISFVLVGRTEMDLEEITSVSTHSHGWAQVRNWAAKHLPNAEFIPASSTAAGARGLLDPETHYQAAVCSPLVAEQVGLPVLAQAIEDTAGAVTRFVVVSQPGPIGEPTGSDKTTVVVPLPEDRPGALMEILDQFSTRGINLSRIESRPTGAGLGSYFFSIDLEGHLAEERVSAALAALYRLIPGVRFLGSYPRADQRRYQVPEHTTDAAYHSGQAWVTELLGRSGT
- a CDS encoding diacylglycerol/lipid kinase family protein, with protein sequence MSAEMILAVVALSLILLLLVTVVVLSVQLRRQAHLVHRLMEGLDSVSLQVQTISSVPSVARSLDPAQKVALILNPVKPHAADTRRQVEVTARVAGMPAVMVYETTETDPGTAMAEQALADGATVVLAAGGDGTVRRVAEVLAGTEASLGILPLGTGNLLARNLHLPIADMEQCITIALQGHHRAIDTVSIRLANQDGSVQRTAFTVIAGVGYDAEIMDTTNDTLKQHAGWLAYGEAGMRQLAGKRKEISVSLDGGPLQRYQVRSVMVANCGLLTGGINFVPHAVIDDGLLDVVLLSPRHVVDWLRIAGKTLLKSRRKLPVLESHQATQCKIVLHEPMTSQLDGDASGQVREISARVQPESLRVQVPERPSSSVTQA
- a CDS encoding Hsp20/alpha crystallin family protein, whose product is MMLRTDPFREFDRLTREAFGASHGTSARPVIMPMDAWRDGDTFHIELDIPGVTPENIDLDVENNVVTVKAERPTADHGESSLAAERPRGTFSRQLVLGDNLDTGKITASYDAGVLRLSIPVAESAKPRKIEITSRGSEPTAINP
- a CDS encoding MerR family transcriptional regulator, which gives rise to MAAELSGVGIRSVRLYEARGLVSPVRTKGGTRRYGREDIVRLRRVRDLMEEGMNLASVEVIMMLQDENVTLRRELANLKRQSSNADGDGVAQN
- the serS gene encoding serine--tRNA ligase, whose amino-acid sequence is MIDVKHLTENPDQYRASQRARGADEALVQRIIEADAERRSALSRFESLRAEQKSFGKKVAQAQGEEKQQLLAEVKELAAQVKAAEAEANEKEAELDALQRVFPNLIIEGIPAGGEDDFSVLKQVGTPRDFTADGFEPKDHLELGELLGAIDMERGAKVSGSRFYFLRGVGARLEMALIQMGMDLALKNGFTPMITPTLVRPETMQGTGFDVEHDDEIYRLERDDLYLVGTSEVALAGLHADEILDLSGGPTRYAGYSSCYRREAGAAGKDTRGIIRVHQFNKLEMFVYTTVEEAEAEHARLLAWEEEMLAKIEVPYRVIDTAAGDLGMSAARKFDCEAWVPTQGAYRELTSTSNCTTFQARRLQIRERVTNDDGSKGGTRAVATLNGTLATTRWIVAILENHQNADGTVTVPEALRPYLGGLEVLPLV
- a CDS encoding isocitrate/isopropylmalate family dehydrogenase, encoding MKFGVFEGDGIGPEVTSSSRQLLTSVLTHVGADHHIESMPLGFSSINFGDRSPDPDMIALAQSCDGLILGPVDFGNYPPSELGALTPGAMLQRSLDLYATVYPVRTLSGITPPQIAPFDVAIVHLNEPGYVMNEGQGTVNEMMPTSEVAMAVRKITREGSTRIAQTAFEAAERRRQSLTVVHQTDLLPLTEGIFMESVQELAPDYPTVRVNELRVEDTIGVLINAPQDLDVVVTSNAIGRILTDLATSLSGTSGVIGKLLQGSSRVMVQTHHGSAPTIAGQGQANPSAVLFSCAHMLSALGHRHRRQPLVSAATAILDSLSGCLAQPAQRTSELGGPLSTHEFTELVIAGTLDRLPEPRG
- a CDS encoding isocitrate/isopropylmalate family dehydrogenase → MRLALFEGDGIGQEVSQAARRLAEEMFRFMGITHEIVTVPVGWSALCETGSTFPSEALAAAREADGIILGPLDLAHYPAPGLGGLDPERELIRELRLHSRFLPARTYAGVTSPFRPSVDLLVVRDNTDGMFADRGAPEGPFEMMPTPDLALSTRKVTREGIENLARSAFETARFRRQHVTAAHQADAMPVSEGLFLQTMRDVAADYPEVEYHEESVDRMAAWLERDPARFDVIVTTSLFGRILSQQAAQVTGSHRISASLSAGYSHVMARAHHGPALSLAGQNVANPTSMLSSTGFMMAYLGHQAACDRLIRVASTVQQTLTEVLARPEWRTADLHGPLSTHEYTDLVIELALARLGAAPVA